One part of the Flavobacterium johnsoniae UW101 genome encodes these proteins:
- a CDS encoding glycosyltransferase, with product MSIDYSANKTILVAPLNWGLGHATRCIPIIKALQENNYIPIIASDGVALALLRKEFPYVQTLELPSYHIEYAKNGKNFKWKLIKNLPKMITAILDEKKMVNSWIKKHGIDGIISDNRLGVFSKKVPSVFMTHQLNVMTGNTTWFTSKCHQHIIKKYTECWVPDSNEKVNLTGDLGHLKNDHLNLRYIGPLSRMKKKETPIVYDLMIILSGPEPQRTYLDEKLQKEAAKFKGKVVFVQGIVEKTQEKWQAGNVTYYNFMNSKQLEQTFNESEFVLCRSGYTTVMDLAKLGKKAFFIPTPGQYEQEYLAIKLQEENLVPYAMQDDFTIEDLSKVKSYKGLSQFKNDIDWDSLFNVFED from the coding sequence ATGAGCATTGACTATTCTGCTAACAAAACTATTTTAGTTGCTCCTTTAAACTGGGGACTAGGGCATGCCACAAGATGTATTCCGATCATTAAAGCGCTTCAAGAAAATAATTATATTCCAATTATTGCTTCTGACGGTGTTGCTCTTGCTTTATTGCGCAAGGAATTTCCCTATGTTCAAACTCTTGAACTGCCTTCATATCATATTGAATATGCTAAAAATGGCAAGAATTTTAAATGGAAGCTGATCAAGAATCTGCCTAAAATGATTACGGCTATTTTAGACGAGAAAAAAATGGTAAACAGCTGGATCAAAAAACATGGTATTGACGGTATTATTTCGGATAACCGACTGGGTGTTTTCAGCAAAAAAGTGCCTTCTGTTTTCATGACGCATCAATTAAATGTGATGACTGGAAATACGACTTGGTTCACAAGTAAATGCCATCAGCATATTATAAAAAAATATACTGAATGCTGGGTTCCGGATTCTAATGAAAAAGTAAATCTTACAGGTGATTTGGGACATCTTAAAAACGATCATCTTAATTTAAGATATATTGGGCCTTTGAGCAGAATGAAGAAAAAGGAAACGCCAATTGTATATGATTTGATGATTATTTTATCTGGTCCTGAACCACAGCGTACATATCTGGATGAAAAACTTCAAAAAGAAGCTGCCAAGTTTAAAGGTAAAGTGGTTTTTGTACAAGGAATTGTAGAGAAAACGCAAGAGAAATGGCAGGCTGGAAATGTAACCTATTATAATTTTATGAACTCCAAACAATTGGAACAGACTTTTAACGAAAGTGAATTTGTTCTTTGCCGTTCTGGTTACACCACCGTTATGGATTTGGCTAAACTAGGAAAAAAAGCCTTTTTTATTCCAACTCCGGGACAGTACGAACAGGAATATCTGGCGATAAAACTTCAGGAAGAAAATCTTGTACCCTATGCAATGCAAGACGACTTTACAATTGAAGATTTATCAAAAGTAAAGTCGTATAAAGGTTTGTCTCAATTTAAAAATGATATAGACTGGGACTCGTTATTTAATGTTTTTGAAGACTAA
- a CDS encoding porin: MIKRKILAVLLLITCAANAQEINKQEVKNEVLRILDSINKAKLPDTKSGGGVEEHWYDRISLRGYAQIRYNGLFSTNDKVSCEQCDKSWGTTSTAPDAKANNGLFIRRARLVFSGQVHPNVFFYFQPDFASSPSTGIQNFVQIRDLYFDLSFDKKREYRVRIGQSKIPYGFENMQSSSQRLTMDRADAINSSILNERDLGMFFYWAPAEIRERFNMLVKDGYKGSGDFGVFAFGVYNGQIANKLDGNRDLNVVARVTYPFVIGSQIIEPGIQAYTGKWAFTGEISNGVTVNDPQYVKDQRVGATFVLYPRPFGIQTEYNIGTGPRYNTLTNTVDETDLNGGYVLLNYKWDIKKQHIYPFAKFQYYDGGKKYEKDARSYVVRDYEFGIEWQPIKAFELTAEYVIADRTFEDSALPINRQQGNVLRLQAQFNF, encoded by the coding sequence ATGATAAAAAGAAAAATATTAGCCGTTTTATTATTGATAACTTGCGCTGCGAATGCACAAGAAATAAATAAACAGGAAGTAAAAAACGAAGTGCTTCGCATTTTAGATTCTATCAACAAAGCAAAACTGCCGGATACTAAATCTGGAGGAGGAGTTGAAGAACACTGGTACGACAGAATCTCTTTAAGAGGTTACGCTCAAATTAGATACAACGGACTTTTTTCTACAAACGATAAAGTTTCCTGCGAGCAATGTGATAAATCCTGGGGAACAACTTCTACAGCTCCAGATGCAAAAGCAAATAACGGGCTTTTTATCCGTCGTGCGCGTCTGGTATTTTCAGGACAGGTTCACCCAAATGTATTTTTCTATTTCCAGCCGGATTTTGCCAGTTCACCAAGTACCGGAATTCAGAATTTTGTTCAAATTCGAGATCTTTATTTTGATCTTTCTTTTGATAAGAAAAGAGAATACCGTGTTCGTATCGGGCAGAGTAAAATTCCGTACGGCTTCGAAAATATGCAGTCAAGTTCACAACGTTTAACGATGGATCGTGCCGATGCAATCAATAGTTCTATATTAAATGAGCGTGATTTAGGAATGTTTTTCTATTGGGCTCCAGCCGAAATTAGAGAACGTTTCAATATGCTGGTAAAAGACGGATACAAAGGTTCTGGCGATTTTGGAGTATTTGCTTTTGGAGTTTACAATGGTCAGATTGCTAATAAATTAGACGGAAACAGAGATTTAAATGTTGTAGCCAGAGTAACCTATCCGTTTGTAATTGGAAGCCAGATCATCGAACCGGGAATTCAGGCTTATACAGGAAAATGGGCATTTACTGGAGAAATTTCTAATGGAGTAACCGTAAATGATCCGCAGTATGTAAAAGACCAAAGAGTAGGAGCAACATTTGTTTTGTATCCAAGACCTTTTGGAATCCAGACAGAATACAATATCGGAACAGGACCTCGTTATAATACCTTAACTAATACGGTAGACGAAACAGATTTAAATGGAGGATATGTTTTGTTGAACTATAAATGGGATATTAAAAAACAGCACATTTATCCATTTGCCAAATTTCAATATTATGACGGAGGAAAGAAATATGAAAAAGATGCCAGAAGTTATGTCGTAAGAGATTACGAATTTGGTATCGAGTGGCAGCCAATTAAAGCTTTTGAATTAACAGCAGAATATGTAATTGCTGACAGAACTTTTGAGGACAGTGCGCTTCCAATAAACAGACAACAAGGAAATGTATTGCGATTGCAAGCGCAGTTTAACTTCTAA
- a CDS encoding sensor histidine kinase, whose translation MKINFKKTYKFAIKSALYISLFSTGFVLILMSLFYKNQLKHQIAFGIIFIIVIYIFSFLVLQYRVERFIYRRVKKIYDEVSLLESTNLINQPITTDMETLSREVKKFATDKKLEIEMLEIREQYRREFLGNVSHELKTPLFTVQGYVSTLLDGAMDDKHIRKKYLKRAEKGVERLIYIVEDLDMITKLESGDLDLNMTDFDIVELIQNVFDLLEMKADKKKIKLAFESKNVQSVIIRGDQDRIQQVLENLIVNSIKYGKEGGLTEVGVVNLTKKKVLIRISDNGEGVEKQNIPRLFERFYRVDKSGTRSEGGSGLGLAIVKHIIEAHKEKVYVESEFGIGSEFSFTLEKAFKSQKPDVKKL comes from the coding sequence ATGAAAATCAATTTTAAAAAAACGTACAAATTTGCTATAAAATCGGCATTGTATATCAGTCTTTTCTCGACAGGATTTGTGCTGATCTTAATGTCTTTATTTTATAAAAATCAGTTAAAACATCAAATAGCATTTGGAATAATTTTCATTATTGTCATTTACATATTCTCATTTTTGGTTTTACAATATCGTGTAGAACGCTTTATTTATAGAAGAGTAAAGAAAATTTATGATGAGGTTTCGTTATTAGAATCAACAAATCTTATCAATCAGCCTATTACGACAGATATGGAAACACTTTCACGAGAAGTGAAAAAGTTTGCGACCGATAAAAAACTCGAAATCGAAATGCTCGAAATTCGTGAACAATACCGTAGAGAGTTTCTTGGAAACGTTTCCCACGAATTAAAAACACCATTGTTTACCGTTCAGGGTTATGTTTCGACTTTGCTCGATGGTGCAATGGATGATAAACACATTCGAAAAAAATATTTAAAACGTGCCGAAAAAGGCGTAGAGCGTCTTATATATATTGTTGAAGATTTGGATATGATTACCAAATTAGAATCAGGAGATTTAGATTTAAATATGACTGATTTTGATATTGTTGAATTAATCCAGAATGTTTTTGATTTATTGGAAATGAAAGCCGATAAAAAGAAAATCAAATTGGCCTTTGAAAGTAAAAATGTACAATCGGTTATTATTCGCGGAGATCAGGATAGAATTCAGCAGGTTTTAGAAAATCTGATTGTAAACTCAATCAAATACGGAAAAGAAGGCGGGTTGACAGAAGTTGGCGTTGTAAACTTAACTAAGAAAAAAGTCTTAATTCGTATTAGTGATAATGGAGAAGGAGTTGAAAAACAAAACATTCCAAGACTTTTTGAACGTTTTTACCGTGTGGATAAAAGCGGAACGCGTTCTGAAGGAGGTTCAGGTTTAGGTTTGGCGATTGTAAAACATATTATCGAGGCGCATAAAGAGAAAGTTTATGTAGAAAGTGAGTTCGGAATTGGTTCAGAATTCTCTTTTACACTCGAAAAAGCATTTAAAAGTCAAAAACCTGACGTTAAAAAATTGTAA
- a CDS encoding response regulator transcription factor translates to MKKTQTKILLVDDEPDILEIVGYNLAQEGYQIVTASNGKDAIAKAQKELPELIIMDVMMAEMDGMEACEHIRKIPELNNVIITFLTARSEDYSQVAGFDAGADDYITKPIKPKLLVSKVKALLRRLKEQEVVTDTINVGGIEINREEYKIIKGNVEIALPRKEFELFYLLASKPGKVFKRDEILDKVWGNEVVVGGRTIDVHIRKLREKIGEDLFKTIKGVGYKFEV, encoded by the coding sequence ATGAAAAAAACACAAACTAAGATTTTATTAGTTGACGACGAACCGGATATCTTAGAAATCGTTGGCTATAACCTTGCTCAGGAAGGCTACCAGATTGTTACAGCTTCTAATGGAAAAGATGCTATAGCAAAGGCTCAGAAAGAATTGCCGGAATTAATTATCATGGACGTGATGATGGCAGAAATGGACGGAATGGAAGCTTGCGAACATATTAGAAAAATTCCTGAGTTAAATAATGTTATCATAACATTCCTTACGGCAAGAAGTGAAGATTATTCGCAAGTAGCTGGTTTTGATGCAGGTGCTGATGACTATATTACAAAGCCAATTAAACCCAAATTATTAGTCTCTAAAGTAAAGGCTCTGTTAAGAAGGTTAAAAGAACAAGAAGTGGTTACAGATACCATAAATGTTGGCGGAATTGAAATAAACCGTGAAGAATATAAAATCATAAAAGGCAATGTAGAAATTGCTCTGCCAAGAAAAGAATTCGAACTATTTTATTTATTAGCTTCTAAACCGGGAAAAGTATTCAAGAGAGATGAAATCCTTGATAAAGTATGGGGAAATGAAGTAGTAGTTGGAGGAAGAACAATTGATGTTCACATTAGAAAACTGCGCGAAAAAATAGGCGAAGATCTTTTTAAAACCATAAAAGGTGTTGGTTATAAATTTGAAGTTTAG
- a CDS encoding TonB-dependent receptor, translating into MKFNLRFLFIALFICTISIAQNKGTISGVLTDKEMNNDPLPFANVLVKGTNISVNTDVDGKYSLSVNPGNYTLIFSFLGYESKEAPVNVKANETVVINQALSSGSFTLKDVVVKSAAVNRQKESALLLEQKNAVDIKQSIGAQELSKKGVSDAAAAVVKTTGITKQEGSNNIFVRGLGDRYNSTTMNGLPIPSNDPEKKNINLDIFSTDIIEFVSIDKVYNGKFFGDFAGGNVDIVSKDYKGNGFFKIDAESKVNTNALGEDNFALQTGPSAFGFSKPSIPNNPLTEYNFGSLQFDKKTPLGGAFGVSGGDSFNVGEGKINIFGTASFTNEYSSRTNGTAKGSVNAAGVAGKDLDYHYLSYNTNTTGMFNAGYKINNNNKINFNSLYINTSAQRKEESSGYIVDLANDGNGYIRRNEYEKTDLWVNQLLGEHKLSDRSTLNWGGSYNIVNQTIPDRTYNTFNLVEGGYVINSQSAPNNNRYFQNLKEKELAANLSVNYKFSKNDEGDYRGKFTAGYNGRFKNRDFEATQFNLKTTTFPVSHTGDIVDPNNLDLFYNQQNFANNYFTISTFRGGPEVPNALDPQTYSGDLTINGGFLNTEYKFNKLTAVLGLRAEVITQNVEWSTQLDPEGGSDKLEKTAFLPSLVLKYELNEKQNLRLGVSKTYTLPQFKERSPFIYEEFLQAKIGNPFLYASDDYNFDLKWELFPSSEEVLSVTAFGKYILNPINEVIINSSTNDISYVNSGDKGYVAGAELEYKKVLFNFDSENAKKLTGGINISYLYSKQDLDNEKVNEETNGTRPTTFTNTTGKFTGASPLLLNADLSFYNEWNDKNSNLTTTIAYNYFSDRVNAIGTLEKGDLVDKAVGSLDFIAKSKLNKNYGLGLVVKNILDPTINRVQENKSGDVNVLSYKKGLNLSLQFSYEF; encoded by the coding sequence ATGAAATTCAATTTAAGATTTCTATTTATTGCACTATTTATTTGTACGATTTCGATCGCGCAAAACAAAGGTACGATTTCTGGCGTTCTGACTGACAAAGAAATGAACAATGATCCGTTGCCTTTTGCAAATGTTTTAGTTAAAGGTACAAACATTAGCGTAAATACCGACGTAGACGGAAAATATTCGTTGAGCGTAAATCCAGGAAACTATACTTTAATTTTTAGTTTTTTAGGATATGAATCTAAAGAAGCTCCAGTTAACGTAAAGGCAAACGAAACTGTAGTTATAAATCAGGCACTTTCTTCCGGAAGTTTTACTTTAAAAGATGTAGTTGTAAAATCTGCTGCTGTTAACAGACAAAAAGAGTCTGCTCTTTTATTAGAACAAAAAAATGCTGTAGATATTAAACAGTCAATTGGGGCACAGGAACTTTCTAAAAAAGGAGTTAGTGATGCTGCCGCAGCTGTTGTAAAAACAACAGGTATTACTAAACAAGAAGGTTCAAACAATATCTTTGTAAGAGGTTTAGGAGATCGCTACAACTCAACAACAATGAACGGACTTCCGATCCCTTCAAATGATCCTGAAAAGAAAAACATCAACTTAGACATTTTTTCAACTGACATTATCGAATTTGTTTCAATCGATAAAGTTTACAATGGGAAATTTTTCGGAGATTTTGCCGGAGGAAATGTTGATATCGTTTCTAAAGATTATAAAGGAAACGGATTTTTTAAAATTGATGCTGAATCAAAAGTTAACACAAATGCTTTAGGTGAGGATAATTTTGCATTACAAACCGGACCAAGTGCTTTTGGTTTTAGCAAACCATCAATTCCAAATAATCCTCTTACTGAATACAACTTTGGTTCATTACAATTTGACAAAAAAACTCCATTAGGAGGAGCATTTGGAGTTTCTGGCGGAGATTCATTTAATGTTGGAGAAGGTAAAATTAACATTTTTGGAACAGCTTCTTTCACAAACGAATATTCTTCAAGAACAAACGGTACTGCTAAAGGAAGTGTAAATGCTGCCGGTGTAGCCGGAAAAGATTTAGATTACCACTATCTTTCTTACAACACAAATACTACCGGAATGTTTAATGCTGGTTACAAAATCAACAACAACAATAAGATCAACTTCAACTCTTTGTATATTAATACATCTGCACAAAGAAAAGAAGAATCTTCGGGATATATTGTTGACTTAGCAAACGATGGCAATGGATACATTCGAAGAAATGAATATGAAAAAACTGATTTATGGGTAAACCAATTATTAGGAGAACATAAATTAAGTGACAGAAGTACTTTAAACTGGGGAGGTTCTTACAACATTGTGAACCAAACTATTCCAGACAGAACTTACAACACATTCAACCTTGTTGAAGGCGGATATGTAATCAACTCTCAGTCTGCTCCAAACAACAATCGTTACTTCCAAAATCTAAAGGAGAAAGAATTAGCTGCCAATTTATCTGTAAACTATAAATTCAGCAAAAATGATGAAGGTGATTATAGAGGAAAATTCACTGCGGGTTATAATGGAAGATTTAAAAACAGAGATTTTGAAGCAACTCAGTTCAATCTTAAAACAACAACTTTCCCTGTTTCTCATACTGGAGATATTGTTGATCCTAACAATCTGGACTTATTCTACAACCAACAGAATTTCGCCAATAATTACTTTACAATCTCAACTTTCCGTGGAGGACCTGAAGTTCCAAACGCGCTTGATCCGCAGACTTATAGTGGAGATTTAACTATCAATGGCGGGTTTTTAAATACTGAATATAAATTCAACAAATTAACTGCTGTTTTAGGATTAAGAGCTGAAGTTATTACCCAAAATGTTGAATGGAGTACACAATTAGATCCTGAAGGCGGAAGCGATAAATTAGAGAAAACGGCTTTCTTACCAAGTTTAGTTTTGAAATATGAACTTAACGAAAAGCAAAATTTACGTTTAGGAGTAAGCAAGACATATACTTTACCACAATTTAAAGAAAGATCTCCATTTATCTACGAAGAGTTCTTACAGGCAAAAATTGGTAACCCGTTTTTATACGCATCAGATGATTACAACTTTGACTTAAAATGGGAATTATTCCCTTCAAGCGAAGAAGTTCTTTCTGTAACTGCTTTTGGTAAGTATATTTTAAATCCTATCAATGAAGTTATCATCAACTCTTCTACAAACGACATCTCTTACGTAAACTCTGGAGATAAAGGGTATGTAGCTGGTGCTGAGTTAGAATACAAAAAAGTACTTTTTAATTTTGACAGCGAAAACGCAAAAAAATTAACAGGAGGAATCAATATATCATACTTATACAGTAAACAAGATTTAGATAACGAAAAAGTAAATGAAGAAACAAATGGAACACGTCCAACTACATTTACCAACACAACTGGTAAATTTACAGGAGCTTCTCCATTACTGTTAAATGCAGATTTATCTTTCTACAATGAATGGAATGATAAAAACAGCAACCTGACTACAACTATTGCATACAACTACTTCTCTGACCGAGTAAATGCTATTGGTACCTTAGAAAAAGGTGACTTAGTTGATAAAGCTGTTGGTTCATTAGATTTCATTGCAAAATCTAAACTAAACAAAAACTATGGTCTTGGCTTAGTTGTAAAAAACATTCTTGATCCAACTATCAACAGAGTACAAGAGAATAAATCTGGAGATGTAAATGTTTTGAGTTACAAAAAAGGATTAAACTTAAGCTTACAATTCAGTTACGAATTCTAA
- a CDS encoding T9SS type A sorting domain-containing protein codes for MAKNYFYITFLLAFFFTVSVSAQDSKQLPKTQDPTGIEGLSLYPNPVVNGKVYISSKNDLEKEIIVFDILGKKVLQAHLTTKELNVSDLVPGVYIIRISEQNATATRKLIIR; via the coding sequence ATGGCAAAAAACTACTTTTATATTACATTCTTATTGGCTTTTTTCTTTACTGTAAGTGTTTCGGCACAAGACAGTAAGCAATTACCAAAAACTCAGGATCCGACAGGTATTGAGGGTCTCAGCTTGTACCCTAACCCTGTGGTAAACGGAAAAGTATATATATCATCAAAAAATGATCTGGAAAAAGAAATCATCGTATTTGATATCTTAGGAAAGAAAGTGCTGCAAGCACATTTAACTACAAAAGAATTAAACGTCTCTGATTTGGTTCCTGGCGTTTACATCATAAGAATAAGTGAGCAGAATGCCACAGCAACGCGAAAACTCATTATTCGATAA
- a CDS encoding LuxE/PaaK family acyltransferase: MITASDIFTISSHKQFEKTALKVFRFQYANNAVYRDFCDYLKTDVQQVKSLKQIPFLPIQFFKSHNVVSNENPAEVTFTSSGTTGMITSRHLVTDISLYEESYRKGFSQFYGNIEDYVVLALLPSYLEREGSSLIYMVEDLIKLSNQPDSGFYLHNHDDLIKKLTELDESGQNVILIGVTYALLDLIEKHQFNLQNTIIMETGGMKGKRKEMIREELHEILCKGFGVSSIHSEYGMTELLAQAYSLGEGIFECPSWMHILVRDPEDALTYIQDGKTGGINVIDLANINSCSFIATQDLGKKNPNNSFEVLGRFDNSDIRGCNLMVL; the protein is encoded by the coding sequence TTGATTACAGCCAGCGATATATTTACAATTTCAAGCCATAAACAATTTGAAAAAACAGCATTAAAAGTGTTCCGCTTTCAGTATGCGAATAATGCAGTATATCGTGATTTCTGTGATTACTTAAAAACAGATGTTCAGCAGGTAAAATCATTAAAGCAGATTCCTTTTTTACCTATTCAATTTTTCAAAAGCCACAATGTCGTTTCGAATGAAAATCCTGCCGAAGTAACTTTTACCAGCAGCGGTACAACCGGAATGATAACCAGCAGACATTTAGTGACCGATATTTCCCTATATGAGGAAAGTTACCGCAAAGGTTTTTCGCAATTTTACGGCAATATCGAAGATTACGTTGTTTTAGCCCTTTTGCCGTCATATTTAGAACGAGAGGGATCTTCGCTTATTTATATGGTCGAAGACTTAATAAAACTATCCAATCAGCCTGACAGCGGGTTCTATCTGCACAATCACGACGACTTAATTAAAAAACTGACCGAATTAGACGAATCAGGTCAAAATGTGATTTTAATTGGCGTTACTTATGCTTTATTAGATCTAATCGAAAAACATCAATTCAATCTTCAAAATACCATTATTATGGAAACTGGAGGAATGAAAGGAAAACGCAAAGAAATGATTCGCGAAGAATTACACGAAATTCTCTGCAAAGGTTTTGGCGTTTCCTCTATTCATTCTGAATACGGGATGACCGAACTTTTAGCGCAGGCTTATTCTTTAGGAGAAGGTATTTTTGAATGTCCATCATGGATGCATATTTTGGTACGAGACCCAGAAGATGCTTTAACCTATATTCAGGACGGAAAAACCGGCGGTATTAATGTAATAGATTTAGCCAATATTAACTCTTGCTCTTTTATTGCAACGCAGGATTTAGGCAAAAAAAATCCCAATAACTCTTTCGAAGTATTGGGACGCTTTGATAATTCTGATATTCGTGGCTGCAACCTGATGGTCCTTTAA
- a CDS encoding T9SS type A sorting domain-containing protein: protein MKKITLLLVISLLNLKAWSQNPNYRYHELQDLGTTIEWAISIECTHHFQPLRVLDVNLKQNFKLEVGKIYKVDLGLPANYGTRYYKVTYAGDSGVDKGDELDTPPNFGSPITNLCSSLSWKYIRPILLGSTVEEAQNNYCANLTANTTREKVNIKITQSLTVGSAYFMDFGKGPNYYLIDGSSPENGDADYEFDPTIANAVFSPAALNCPKPDLQAIATDFGGTTTTTGANASVIYSIKNIGGRAFAPSHCLIYFSKGNSVLSSDDILIKDVTIDPLNPNESKYGVPSIIIPANISSGTYYVIIQLINSEDINNSNNIISSLSSFTVNQTTTPTGKPDLIIDPANTIIFSNCFDCSAALSDLGNKRHTINNQSGIINLQAITIKNIGSTASTPATLQFYLSTDGILDAADIKSTASSVSIAAINPGSSITVSKSIFSSDFGGLTVTGNRNILMSVDDSKTNTESNENNNITVIPVTFVNPFAKTVQSNVNVEDSIQPYSINVYNFEGQKVLTKEVKSIEEENKSLDSLKSGIYIIKSKNETRKVLK from the coding sequence ATGAAAAAAATTACTCTATTACTTGTGATTAGTTTATTAAACTTAAAAGCATGGTCACAAAATCCAAATTACAGATATCACGAATTACAAGATTTAGGCACCACGATAGAATGGGCTATTTCAATTGAGTGTACTCATCACTTTCAACCTTTGAGAGTTCTTGATGTCAATCTAAAACAAAATTTCAAATTAGAAGTTGGTAAAATTTACAAAGTTGACTTAGGATTACCTGCTAATTACGGCACAAGGTATTACAAAGTAACTTATGCTGGAGATTCAGGAGTCGACAAGGGAGATGAGCTTGATACTCCTCCTAATTTTGGATCACCAATTACTAATTTATGCAGCTCTTTATCTTGGAAATATATAAGACCAATTTTATTGGGTTCAACTGTAGAAGAAGCACAAAATAACTATTGTGCAAACCTAACGGCTAATACAACAAGAGAAAAAGTAAACATTAAAATAACCCAGTCTTTAACTGTAGGCAGTGCTTATTTCATGGATTTTGGAAAGGGGCCAAATTATTATTTGATAGATGGTTCAAGTCCTGAAAATGGAGATGCTGATTATGAATTTGATCCTACAATTGCAAATGCCGTTTTTTCTCCCGCTGCATTAAATTGCCCAAAACCAGATTTACAAGCTATAGCAACAGACTTTGGAGGTACAACAACCACTACCGGAGCTAATGCTAGTGTAATATATTCTATAAAAAATATAGGAGGCAGAGCTTTTGCACCCTCTCATTGCTTAATTTACTTTTCTAAAGGCAATTCTGTTCTAAGTTCTGATGATATATTAATCAAAGATGTTACCATCGATCCACTAAACCCTAATGAAAGCAAATATGGTGTTCCATCGATAATTATTCCTGCAAATATTAGCAGCGGTACTTATTATGTAATTATTCAATTAATTAATAGTGAAGACATAAATAACAGTAATAATATAATTTCGTCTTTATCGTCATTTACTGTCAACCAGACAACAACGCCAACTGGAAAACCAGACTTAATTATTGATCCAGCTAATACGATTATTTTTAGCAACTGTTTTGATTGTAGCGCAGCATTAAGTGATTTAGGAAATAAAAGACACACAATAAATAATCAATCTGGAATTATTAACTTACAGGCAATAACTATTAAAAATATAGGAAGCACAGCATCAACCCCTGCAACGCTTCAGTTTTATTTATCAACTGATGGTATTCTTGATGCAGCAGATATAAAATCTACAGCAAGCAGCGTTTCAATAGCTGCAATAAACCCGGGAAGTTCAATTACAGTATCTAAATCAATTTTCTCTTCAGATTTTGGCGGCTTAACAGTTACCGGAAATCGAAACATTCTTATGTCGGTTGATGATTCTAAAACAAATACTGAATCAAACGAAAATAACAACATAACAGTTATACCAGTTACTTTTGTTAACCCTTTCGCAAAAACTGTTCAGTCTAATGTAAATGTTGAAGACAGCATACAGCCTTATTCAATTAACGTTTACAATTTTGAAGGACAAAAAGTTTTAACTAAAGAAGTTAAATCTATAGAAGAAGAAAACAAATCCTTAGATTCACTAAAAAGCGGTATCTACATTATTAAATCGAAAAACGAGACTCGTAAAGTTCTTAAATAA